One segment of Methylocella silvestris BL2 DNA contains the following:
- a CDS encoding response regulator — protein sequence MVDLCVEPDIIVLIVEDEPLLMLLAVSIVEDAGYVALEAGSAAAAIIILESRTDIRIVFSDVGLPGDMDGLKLANLIRDRWPPIALLLTSGRPLPGSGELPAGGIFIPKPYQSEEVTDALHELAA from the coding sequence ATGGTCGATCTATGTGTGGAACCCGACATTATCGTTTTAATTGTTGAGGATGAGCCACTGCTGATGCTGCTGGCGGTCAGTATCGTTGAAGACGCCGGGTATGTCGCTCTCGAAGCTGGCAGCGCCGCCGCCGCCATCATTATCTTGGAAAGCCGCACCGATATCCGGATTGTGTTTTCTGATGTCGGCCTTCCCGGCGATATGGATGGGTTAAAACTCGCAAACCTTATCCGTGATCGATGGCCGCCCATTGCTCTATTGCTTACCTCTGGCCGTCCTCTCCCCGGCTCGGGAGAGTTGCCGGCAGGGGGAATATTTATCCCAAAGCCGTATCAGAGCGAGGAGGTGACCGACGCTCTGCATGAGCTGGCGGCTTAG
- a CDS encoding HdeA/HdeB family chaperone, producing MQRTLLAAATLATCLAAPASAQVATPLSAYADKDGYLDVQTLTCAQLAGTYQEDANYLTAWYSGWYNGLAKKHFANIPRSKEAEHETIVYCKTHPEKTVIEAIGLVIKEFREKNGIEISK from the coding sequence ATGCAACGGACCCTGCTCGCGGCCGCCACACTCGCAACGTGTCTTGCCGCGCCCGCCAGCGCGCAGGTGGCGACGCCGCTCAGCGCCTATGCCGACAAGGATGGCTACCTCGACGTCCAGACGCTCACTTGCGCGCAGCTTGCCGGCACCTATCAGGAAGACGCGAACTACCTCACCGCCTGGTATAGCGGATGGTACAATGGCCTCGCCAAGAAGCATTTCGCCAATATTCCGCGCAGCAAGGAAGCGGAGCATGAAACGATCGTCTATTGCAAGACGCACCCCGAGAAGACCGTCATCGAGGCGATCGGACTGGTCATCAAAGAATTCCGTGAAAAGAACGGCATCGAGATCAGTAAGTAA
- the gshB gene encoding glutathione synthase — protein sequence MPLTVAVQMDPIEKVNIAGDTTFALMLEAQARGHRLIYYTPDRLSFSDGRVLALACEIVVRDIAGDHFTLGAEKPVDLAGVDVVLLRQDPPFDLAYITSTHLLEMLPPHVLVVNDPASVRNAPEKLFVMKFPELMPKTLISRDKKTIEEFREANGEVVMKPLYGHGGSAVFKVARKDPNFGSLFDLFATTFREPWVVQQFLPAVSRGDKRIILIDGVALGAVNRVPAENDIRSNMVRGGAAAATEFTPRERDICAAIGPELKRLGLIIVGIDVIDGNLTEINVTSPTGVRAIRRVGGPDLAIAAWDAIEARRNEKINIVSSHVGGDGARGSGEDRAASRA from the coding sequence ATGCCGCTTACCGTCGCCGTCCAGATGGACCCGATCGAAAAGGTCAATATCGCCGGCGACACGACCTTCGCCCTGATGCTGGAGGCGCAAGCGCGCGGCCATCGCCTGATTTATTACACGCCGGACAGGCTGTCCTTCTCGGACGGACGCGTCCTCGCGCTGGCCTGCGAAATTGTGGTCAGGGATATTGCCGGGGACCATTTCACGCTTGGCGCGGAAAAGCCTGTCGATCTTGCCGGCGTCGACGTGGTGCTGCTGCGGCAGGATCCGCCGTTCGATCTCGCCTATATCACCTCGACTCATCTCCTCGAAATGCTGCCGCCGCATGTCCTCGTCGTCAATGATCCGGCGAGCGTGAGGAACGCCCCTGAAAAGCTGTTCGTCATGAAATTCCCCGAATTGATGCCGAAAACGCTGATCTCGCGCGACAAGAAAACCATCGAGGAGTTCCGCGAGGCGAATGGCGAGGTGGTGATGAAGCCGCTTTACGGGCATGGCGGGTCCGCCGTCTTCAAGGTCGCGCGAAAGGATCCGAATTTCGGCTCGCTGTTCGATCTGTTCGCAACGACCTTCCGCGAGCCCTGGGTCGTGCAGCAGTTCCTTCCCGCCGTGAGCCGCGGCGACAAGCGTATCATCCTGATCGATGGGGTCGCGCTTGGCGCCGTCAATCGCGTGCCGGCTGAAAACGACATCCGCTCCAATATGGTGCGCGGCGGCGCCGCGGCGGCGACGGAATTCACGCCCCGCGAGCGCGACATCTGCGCGGCGATCGGGCCGGAACTCAAACGGCTTGGCCTGATTATCGTTGGAATCGATGTTATCGACGGAAATCTGACCGAAATTAATGTCACCTCGCCAACCGGCGTCCGGGCGATCAGGCGCGTCGGCGGGCCGGATCTCGCGATTGCGGCATGGGACGCGATCGAGGCGAGACGGAACGAAAAAATCAATATAGTCTCCTCCCATGTGGGCGGCGACGGCGCGCGGGGCTCCGGCGAAGATAGGGCCGCTTCTAGAGCATGA
- a CDS encoding SOS response-associated peptidase: protein MCNDYEQHVAWKAYCEMMQLLEWGIPPRQSEADLPQADDVRITDLAPVMRAAGTDVELVPMSFGFPSATPRGGPVFNFRSEGRSFANTNRCLIPASAFFEFSGSKSPKTKHRFTLNNAPFMAIAGIWRDQKGNQPPAFTMLTTAPGADVEPIHNRQIVVLRPADWTAWIYLQKPEGELLRSLPAGSLSVETVRVGRG from the coding sequence ATGTGCAACGACTACGAACAGCATGTCGCCTGGAAGGCTTACTGCGAGATGATGCAGCTGCTGGAGTGGGGCATTCCTCCGCGCCAGAGCGAAGCAGACTTGCCCCAGGCCGACGACGTCCGAATCACCGACTTGGCGCCAGTCATGCGGGCCGCGGGCACCGACGTCGAGCTTGTTCCCATGAGCTTCGGGTTTCCCTCCGCCACGCCGCGCGGCGGACCCGTGTTCAATTTCAGGTCCGAGGGGCGCAGCTTCGCGAACACGAACCGATGCCTTATCCCCGCGTCGGCGTTCTTCGAGTTCTCGGGTAGCAAGTCGCCGAAGACCAAGCATCGCTTCACGCTGAACAACGCGCCTTTCATGGCCATTGCCGGCATATGGCGCGATCAGAAGGGGAATCAGCCGCCGGCGTTCACGATGCTGACGACGGCGCCGGGAGCCGACGTTGAACCCATCCACAACCGCCAGATCGTCGTGCTGCGCCCGGCGGATTGGACGGCGTGGATTTATCTGCAAAAGCCGGAGGGCGAACTCCTGCGATCGCTCCCAGCGGGCTCGCTGAGCGTCGAGACGGTGCGCGTCGGGCGGGGATAG
- a CDS encoding TAXI family TRAP transporter solute-binding subunit, protein MKIALVGVGPGRIGLTAEQRPKPLRPALLTVAAILLIAAASLAIVRFVSPHATLRIAEGLPGSPAHRLIDSFAATLSQQHPRLVVKPVATPDLTASAQAIETHKADLAIIRSDAAVPANGATIAILRRDVVAIVTPAKSPIEKIPDLAGKTIGLVEGPLQAYNSAALDVILSFYDIPAQSVRRVVLPLDEIGHAVADKRIGAALAIGPIGPGEVVDVVAAIKAATRGAPKILAVDEADAINKRFPAFESIDVPAGAFKGRPPTPDDTVTALAVTYRLAAPNSMFDIVAGAIAQSLFTAKTRLMQVSPLAAQIEAPDTDDKNPILPVHPGVASYLENGEQSFFDKFQDYFYMGGMALSAVGSVIALAISRFSRRKSHEEMARIDRLIGVADEALRTRDLGQLEKLETELDGIVAWFVRTNSGAEGGAFSVGLAHARYAIDRQQRSILREGGKGSAQAPGDDGGSAPRRETEPPSALAG, encoded by the coding sequence GTGAAGATCGCGCTCGTTGGCGTTGGACCTGGCCGGATCGGCCTGACGGCGGAACAGAGGCCAAAGCCATTGCGTCCTGCGTTGCTGACGGTCGCCGCTATTTTGCTGATCGCCGCGGCCAGCCTCGCCATCGTCCGCTTTGTTTCGCCGCATGCGACCTTGCGCATTGCCGAGGGCCTGCCGGGCAGCCCCGCCCATCGGTTGATCGATTCGTTTGCGGCGACGCTCTCGCAACAGCACCCCCGCCTTGTCGTCAAGCCGGTGGCGACGCCGGATCTGACGGCGAGCGCCCAAGCGATCGAGACCCATAAGGCAGATCTTGCGATTATCCGTTCGGACGCGGCCGTCCCCGCAAATGGCGCGACGATCGCCATTTTGCGCCGCGACGTCGTCGCGATCGTGACGCCGGCCAAATCGCCAATCGAGAAAATACCGGATCTCGCCGGCAAAACCATCGGCCTCGTCGAGGGTCCGCTGCAGGCCTATAATTCGGCGGCTCTCGACGTCATTCTGAGCTTTTACGACATACCAGCGCAAAGCGTGCGGCGCGTCGTGCTGCCGCTGGACGAAATAGGCCATGCGGTCGCGGACAAGCGCATCGGTGCAGCGCTGGCGATCGGGCCGATCGGACCGGGCGAGGTCGTCGATGTCGTCGCCGCGATCAAAGCGGCGACGAGAGGGGCCCCGAAAATCCTCGCCGTCGATGAGGCGGACGCGATCAACAAGCGCTTTCCAGCCTTCGAATCGATCGACGTCCCCGCCGGGGCCTTCAAGGGCCGGCCGCCGACGCCGGACGATACCGTGACGGCGCTCGCCGTAACCTACCGGCTCGCCGCGCCAAATTCGATGTTCGATATCGTCGCCGGCGCGATCGCCCAATCGCTTTTCACCGCCAAGACCAGGCTGATGCAGGTGTCGCCGCTCGCGGCGCAGATCGAGGCCCCGGACACCGACGACAAAAATCCCATTTTGCCCGTGCATCCCGGCGTCGCCTCCTATCTGGAGAACGGCGAGCAAAGCTTTTTCGACAAGTTCCAGGATTATTTTTACATGGGCGGCATGGCGCTGAGCGCAGTCGGCTCGGTCATCGCGCTCGCCATCAGCCGGTTCTCCCGCCGCAAATCGCACGAGGAGATGGCGCGGATCGATCGCCTGATCGGCGTCGCCGACGAGGCGTTGCGCACGCGCGATCTCGGCCAACTCGAAAAGCTCGAAACGGAGCTGGACGGCATTGTCGCCTGGTTCGTCAGGACTAATTCTGGCGCCGAAGGCGGCGCTTTTTCGGTCGGCCTCGCGCATGCCCGCTATGCAATCGACCGGCAGCAACGCTCGATCCTGCGCGAGGGCGGCAAGGGGTCTGCGCAGGCGCCGGGGGATGATGGGGGCTCCGCGCCGCGGCGGGAGACGGAGCCGCCCTCCGCGCTGGCGGGGTAG
- a CDS encoding SphA family protein: MPKGQKIKEFVAFLFASLTLGCEAQASEYGLSLYQLGLVQPAPGYTPPPGLYFYDSYYLYTGSGNLYQHSLTKDPTRVTYQFAANLAIFAWYSDLTLFGGRLGFATTNAVGSDISSYSTPFVDAAGINRRSDVQKTAIGFADSELTALLGWQAGDQHWKLTASGFFPTGNYLAGRLAQTGLNRPAIDVKGAYTYLSHETGLEASAALGFTINAINTATDYLSGVDMHFEWSIGEHLPLGLYFGVGGYFYQQITADAGSGAAKFGSFQGRVAAVGPIITYKLKAGDQYIDLAARWYHEFAAYNRVEGDSIFATLGFPLWTPPPALAQK; the protein is encoded by the coding sequence ATGCCCAAGGGGCAAAAAATAAAAGAATTCGTAGCCTTTCTATTTGCTAGTCTTACTCTTGGCTGCGAGGCGCAGGCCTCGGAATATGGACTCAGCCTGTATCAGCTGGGGTTGGTCCAGCCAGCGCCCGGCTATACGCCGCCACCGGGCCTTTATTTCTATGATTCTTACTATCTTTATACAGGCAGCGGAAATCTCTATCAGCACAGCCTGACCAAGGATCCGACCCGCGTTACCTATCAATTTGCGGCCAACCTCGCCATTTTCGCCTGGTATTCGGATCTCACCCTGTTTGGTGGCCGCCTCGGCTTTGCGACGACCAACGCCGTCGGTTCGGACATATCAAGCTATTCGACGCCCTTTGTCGACGCCGCCGGGATCAATCGGCGCAGCGACGTGCAGAAGACCGCAATTGGCTTCGCCGATTCCGAACTGACGGCGCTCCTCGGATGGCAGGCCGGCGATCAGCACTGGAAGCTGACCGCGAGCGGGTTCTTTCCGACGGGAAACTACCTCGCCGGGCGGCTGGCCCAGACCGGCCTCAACCGGCCCGCGATCGATGTCAAAGGCGCCTATACCTATCTCAGTCATGAAACCGGATTGGAGGCCTCGGCCGCGCTTGGCTTCACCATCAACGCGATCAATACCGCGACCGATTATTTGAGCGGCGTCGACATGCATTTTGAATGGTCGATCGGCGAGCATCTGCCGCTCGGCCTTTATTTCGGCGTTGGCGGCTATTTCTACCAGCAGATCACGGCGGACGCCGGCTCCGGCGCCGCAAAGTTCGGATCCTTTCAGGGGCGCGTCGCCGCGGTTGGACCGATCATCACCTATAAACTCAAGGCCGGAGACCAGTACATCGACCTCGCCGCCCGCTGGTACCATGAATTCGCCGCCTATAATCGCGTCGAAGGGGATTCGATCTTCGCGACCCTCGGTTTCCCGCTTTGGACGCCGCCGCCGGCGCTGGCGCAGAAATAG
- a CDS encoding ParB/RepB/Spo0J family partition protein gives MYSELNKKRFASPRSEFSPGPFPMLEWLEIEKLVVDTTYQRQIGRRGAANVFQIAEQFDWSKFAPVIVAPVEGGRFAIVDGQHRTTAAMLRAVKTVPCQIVQADRAKQAAAYSAVNGNVTKTTAQQLYHAKVAACDKSALQLAKVCAAAGVEIVRRNMVQSQIKIGQTQAVGALARCLSIYGPDTLIIALKCITRTAGGNASFVRATIIDALCEVLHEAPAWRDADAPLLAAMEKFSFPDVWEQISAGRDQIFPSTAKKTMADALRKFLRRRLGPSLGKEAA, from the coding sequence ATGTATAGCGAGCTGAACAAGAAACGATTTGCGAGTCCAAGATCGGAGTTCTCGCCGGGTCCATTTCCAATGCTCGAATGGCTGGAGATCGAGAAGCTCGTGGTTGATACTACTTATCAGCGTCAAATCGGAAGGCGCGGTGCTGCGAACGTGTTTCAAATCGCAGAGCAATTTGACTGGTCGAAATTCGCCCCCGTCATTGTAGCGCCGGTAGAGGGTGGCCGGTTTGCGATTGTCGATGGGCAGCACCGAACAACAGCGGCGATGCTGAGGGCTGTAAAGACGGTGCCCTGCCAGATCGTCCAAGCGGACAGAGCGAAGCAGGCGGCTGCCTATTCAGCCGTGAATGGGAACGTTACCAAGACAACGGCCCAACAGCTTTATCACGCCAAAGTTGCAGCTTGCGACAAGTCGGCTTTGCAACTGGCAAAGGTTTGTGCCGCAGCTGGGGTTGAGATTGTTCGGCGAAATATGGTTCAATCACAAATAAAGATCGGGCAAACGCAGGCGGTCGGCGCGCTCGCGCGGTGTTTATCGATCTATGGACCAGACACCCTGATCATCGCGCTTAAGTGCATTACTCGAACGGCAGGCGGGAATGCTAGCTTTGTGAGAGCAACTATTATCGATGCTCTCTGTGAGGTGCTGCACGAGGCGCCGGCATGGAGGGATGCGGACGCTCCATTGCTGGCCGCAATGGAAAAGTTCAGTTTCCCCGATGTTTGGGAGCAGATTTCCGCGGGCAGAGATCAAATCTTCCCCAGCACTGCGAAGAAAACGATGGCCGACGCCCTTCGGAAGTTTTTGAGGAGAAGACTCGGCCCAAGCTTAGGAAAGGAGGCTGCCTAG
- the grpE gene encoding nucleotide exchange factor GrpE, with product MNDLKNAENGPDEADTPQGAPSQEPDPFVVLENLQAENTSLKDKLLRTLADMENLRRRTEKEVADAKTYGVTSFARDMLTFADNLHRALANVPAEARAKAEPAVQTLIEGLQLTERDFASRLERFGVKKIDPAGQKFDPNLHEALFEQPDESVPNGTVTQVIEPGYVIGERVLRPAKVGVSRGGPKG from the coding sequence ATGAACGATCTTAAAAATGCGGAAAACGGTCCCGACGAAGCAGACACGCCTCAGGGCGCGCCGTCTCAGGAGCCAGATCCCTTCGTCGTGCTCGAGAACCTTCAGGCCGAGAATACGAGCCTCAAGGATAAGCTCCTGCGCACGCTCGCCGACATGGAAAACTTGCGCCGCCGCACCGAGAAGGAGGTGGCCGACGCGAAAACCTATGGCGTCACCTCTTTTGCGCGCGACATGCTGACCTTCGCCGACAATTTGCATCGCGCGCTCGCCAATGTTCCGGCCGAGGCGCGGGCAAAGGCCGAGCCGGCGGTGCAGACCCTGATCGAGGGCTTGCAGCTGACCGAGCGCGACTTCGCCTCCCGCCTCGAACGTTTCGGCGTCAAGAAGATTGACCCTGCCGGCCAGAAATTCGACCCCAATCTGCATGAGGCCCTGTTCGAGCAGCCCGACGAATCCGTGCCGAACGGAACGGTGACGCAAGTGATCGAGCCTGGCTATGTGATCGGCGAGCGGGTGCTTCGTCCGGCGAAAGTCGGCGTGTCGCGCGGCGGTCCAAAAGGATAA
- a CDS encoding [protein-PII] uridylyltransferase, with protein MLETISPTKRRRASAPPQSSLFDRAGVRAEIAALHTDGQRAGESPRAAVLSILRAALDRGRARARAALEANGRGLACAGQLAHIEDELIAAIFHYVVTYLHPPIAGAPEKPFAIAAVGGYGRSTLAPGSDIDLLFLLDKEPGERCQAIVQSTLYLLWDLGQKVGHSVRSIEECLEEALADFTVRTALLEARMLMGDAKLFETMRTRFEREIVHGSGAEFVAAKLAERDARIARAGRSRYLVEPNVKDGKGGLRDLNTLFWIAKYVYEVREASELVAAGLFSKAEYRLFCRCEDFLWRVRCHLHFMTGRAEERLSFDLQLPIASRLGYSERVGLASVERFMKHYFLIAKDVGDLTAIVCAALEERQAKPMAMLDRFGPFLPPPASIAAGDFAIENGRITVAGLDAFEANPVNLIKLFWVADRNGLAIHPDATRLVTRSLKRIDAKLRADPEANLLFLDILTSRNTPEIVLRLMNEAGVLGRFVPDFGRIVALMQFNMYHHYTVDEHLLRTVGNLADMEQNRYSGEHPLASEILQTISNRTALIVASFLHDIAKGRVEDHSIAGARVAREVCPRLGLSDAETETVAWLIENHLVMSDTAQRRDLGDRQTIVTFAKKVQTLERLKMLFVLTVCDIRAVGPGVWNHWKAELMRTLYWETEMVLAGGHSTIDRRRRVAQAQLELRRGLPNWSDLDFEAYAQRHPPAYWLKADLDQQILHAKLLNMTEVEMRAPVTHIDIEPLRGVTELTVIAPDSPHLLSIIAGACAASSANIVDAQVFTTTDGMALDTIVVSREFDFDEDELRRASRIAFAVENALAGEITLTDMVAARVGSAGARQKTFKVHPEVTLDNSLSNRFTVVEVSGLDRPGLLFDLTTAISELDLNIGSAHIATFGEKAADVFYVSDNEGTKITEPVRQEAVRRKILHIFDQPKGESAPKSARK; from the coding sequence ATGCTTGAGACGATTTCCCCAACGAAGCGGCGCCGCGCGTCCGCCCCGCCGCAGAGTTCGCTGTTCGATCGCGCCGGCGTCCGCGCCGAGATCGCGGCGCTCCATACGGACGGGCAGCGCGCCGGGGAATCGCCGCGCGCCGCGGTGCTTTCGATCCTGCGCGCGGCGCTCGACCGCGGGCGCGCCCGCGCCCGCGCGGCGCTCGAGGCCAATGGGCGGGGCCTCGCCTGCGCCGGGCAGCTCGCCCATATTGAAGACGAGCTGATCGCCGCGATCTTTCATTATGTCGTGACCTATCTTCATCCGCCGATTGCGGGCGCGCCCGAAAAGCCGTTCGCGATCGCAGCGGTTGGCGGCTATGGCCGATCGACCCTCGCGCCAGGCTCCGATATCGATCTGCTTTTCCTTCTGGACAAGGAGCCGGGCGAGCGCTGCCAGGCAATCGTTCAGTCGACCCTCTATTTATTATGGGATCTCGGACAGAAGGTCGGCCATTCGGTCCGCTCCATCGAGGAATGTCTCGAGGAGGCTCTGGCCGATTTCACCGTGCGGACCGCGCTCCTTGAAGCGCGCATGCTGATGGGCGACGCCAAGCTGTTCGAGACCATGCGGACGCGGTTCGAGCGCGAGATCGTGCATGGCTCCGGCGCCGAATTCGTCGCCGCCAAGCTCGCCGAGCGCGACGCGCGCATCGCCCGGGCCGGCCGCTCGCGCTATCTCGTCGAGCCCAACGTCAAGGACGGCAAGGGCGGGCTGCGCGACCTCAACACGCTGTTCTGGATCGCGAAATATGTCTACGAGGTGCGCGAGGCGTCCGAGCTCGTCGCCGCCGGCCTATTCTCCAAGGCGGAATATCGCCTGTTCTGTCGCTGCGAGGACTTTCTCTGGCGGGTGCGCTGCCACCTTCATTTCATGACAGGGCGCGCCGAGGAGCGGCTGAGCTTCGACCTGCAGCTGCCGATCGCCTCGCGGCTCGGCTATTCCGAGCGCGTTGGCCTCGCCAGCGTCGAGCGGTTCATGAAGCATTATTTCCTGATCGCCAAGGATGTCGGCGACCTCACCGCCATCGTCTGCGCCGCGCTTGAGGAGCGCCAGGCCAAGCCAATGGCCATGCTCGACCGTTTCGGCCCGTTCCTGCCGCCGCCCGCCTCCATCGCGGCGGGCGATTTCGCCATCGAGAACGGCCGCATCACCGTCGCCGGGCTCGACGCCTTCGAAGCCAATCCGGTCAACCTCATCAAGCTGTTCTGGGTCGCCGACCGCAACGGGCTCGCCATTCACCCGGACGCAACGCGTCTCGTGACGCGCTCGCTGAAGCGCATCGACGCCAAGCTTCGCGCCGACCCGGAAGCCAATCTGCTGTTTCTCGACATTCTGACGTCGCGCAATACGCCGGAGATCGTGCTGCGTCTCATGAATGAGGCGGGCGTGCTTGGCCGCTTCGTGCCGGATTTCGGCCGGATCGTCGCTTTGATGCAGTTCAACATGTACCATCATTACACGGTGGACGAGCATCTCCTGCGCACGGTCGGCAACCTCGCCGACATGGAGCAGAACCGCTATTCCGGCGAGCACCCGCTGGCGAGCGAGATCTTGCAGACGATCAGCAACCGGACCGCCCTGATCGTCGCCTCGTTCCTGCACGATATCGCCAAAGGCCGCGTCGAGGATCATTCCATCGCGGGGGCGCGGGTTGCGCGCGAGGTCTGTCCGCGGCTCGGCCTGAGCGACGCCGAGACGGAGACCGTCGCCTGGCTGATCGAGAACCATCTCGTCATGTCCGACACGGCGCAGCGCCGCGATCTTGGCGACCGGCAGACGATCGTGACCTTCGCGAAAAAGGTGCAGACGCTCGAGCGGCTGAAAATGCTGTTCGTCCTGACGGTTTGCGACATCAGGGCGGTCGGCCCCGGCGTCTGGAACCATTGGAAGGCGGAGCTGATGCGGACCCTCTATTGGGAAACCGAGATGGTGCTCGCGGGCGGTCATTCGACGATCGACCGCAGGCGCAGGGTCGCCCAGGCGCAGCTTGAGCTGCGGCGCGGCCTGCCGAATTGGTCGGATCTCGATTTCGAGGCCTATGCCCAGCGCCATCCGCCAGCCTATTGGCTCAAGGCCGACCTTGACCAGCAGATCCTGCACGCCAAGCTGCTGAATATGACGGAAGTCGAGATGCGCGCGCCGGTCACGCACATCGACATCGAGCCGTTGCGCGGGGTCACCGAACTGACCGTGATCGCTCCGGATTCGCCGCATCTCCTGTCGATCATCGCCGGCGCCTGCGCCGCCTCTTCCGCCAATATCGTCGACGCGCAGGTGTTCACGACGACCGACGGCATGGCGCTCGACACCATCGTCGTGTCGCGGGAGTTCGATTTCGACGAGGACGAGCTGCGCCGCGCGAGCCGCATCGCCTTCGCGGTCGAAAATGCGCTCGCCGGGGAAATTACTTTGACGGATATGGTCGCCGCCCGCGTCGGTTCGGCCGGAGCGCGGCAAAAGACCTTCAAGGTGCATCCAGAGGTCACGCTCGACAATTCGCTTTCGAACCGATTTACCGTCGTGGAGGTATCCGGCCTCGACCGGCCGGGCCTTCTATTCGATCTGACGACGGCGATTTCGGAGCTCGACCTCAATATCGGCTCGGCGCATATCGCGACCTTCGGCGAGAAAGCCGCCGACGTGTTCTATGTGTCGGACAATGAGGGGACGAAGATCACCGAGCCGGTGCGGCAAGAGGCGGTGCGGCGCAAGATCCTTCATATATTCGACCAACCTAAAGGCGAGTCTGCGCCAAAATCTGCTCGCAAATAG